A region of Streptomyces sp. TG1A-60 DNA encodes the following proteins:
- a CDS encoding copper resistance protein CopC produces the protein MSRLRPLLLLLFATVGALLAGAVPVSAHAALTGSDPQQGSVVQEAPAQVSLTFSEKVALSDHSVRVYDPKGKQADTGDVTDLGGNSYGVELHSGLPDGTFTVTYQVVSADSHPVSGAFTFSVGAPSKTTVVPEQEAGGGIVGGLYGFARYLSYAGFILLVGGAAFVLACWQRGAGVRPVQRLVVSGWLTLTTATLSMLLIRGSYAGSGELGDVFDLDLLSQVLQTKTGAALVSRLLLLAAAALFIAVLFGAFARRDEEIEGEEAREADGPLAKTGVSSEAGKTGAGTGIAEGPGCAEDSAASAASADDEGPEDAEGSEDAADDESLRRDLTFGLAVGGSVVSAGLAASWAMAEHASTGIQTGISMPLDVLHLLAVAAWLGGLATLLVALFRAPVEAQIETEAVRRFSRVAFGSVLVLTGTGIYQSWRQVGTWSALTGTSYGQLLLVKIGLIAVLVGIAWISRRWTARLAEAPTAAEAEAAVKTEAAVKTEAAVKTEAAVKTEAAVKTEAVPEKEPAAVRAGGGGSERTADGESGGGAEGTAGGESGSGSERTADRESVGGAERVAQLARQRAAMANAREKRMRNADPGRTGLRRSVLAEAGVAVVLLAVTTALTATEPGRTVEEAKAANAALAQEAEQSGALALDISFDTGGEDGKGVARLEIDPARVGGNELHLYVQRPDGKPFDIPEVKVAFTLEAKKIGPLPVIPDRITAGHWTADGVQIPMAGDWKTEITVRTSDIDQVTVSKNAKIG, from the coding sequence TTGAGCCGGTTGAGGCCCTTGCTGTTGCTGTTGTTCGCCACCGTCGGAGCGCTGCTCGCCGGTGCCGTGCCCGTCTCCGCGCACGCCGCGCTGACGGGCAGCGACCCGCAGCAGGGGTCGGTGGTCCAGGAGGCACCGGCCCAGGTGTCGCTCACCTTCTCCGAGAAGGTCGCGCTGTCCGACCACTCGGTGCGGGTGTACGACCCCAAGGGCAAGCAGGCGGACACCGGCGACGTCACCGATCTGGGCGGCAACAGCTACGGGGTGGAGCTGCACTCGGGCCTGCCCGACGGCACGTTCACCGTCACCTACCAGGTCGTCTCGGCCGACAGCCACCCCGTCTCCGGCGCCTTCACCTTCTCCGTGGGGGCGCCCTCCAAGACGACGGTCGTACCCGAGCAGGAGGCCGGTGGCGGGATCGTCGGCGGCCTCTACGGGTTCGCACGCTATCTCTCGTACGCCGGTTTCATCCTGCTGGTCGGCGGCGCGGCCTTCGTGCTGGCCTGCTGGCAGCGCGGTGCCGGGGTACGGCCCGTGCAGCGGCTCGTGGTCTCCGGCTGGCTCACGCTGACCACCGCCACCCTCTCGATGCTGCTCATACGGGGCTCCTACGCCGGCTCCGGCGAGCTCGGCGACGTCTTCGACCTGGACCTCCTCAGCCAGGTCCTCCAGACGAAGACGGGCGCGGCCCTGGTCTCCCGGCTCCTGCTGCTCGCCGCGGCGGCCCTGTTCATCGCGGTGCTGTTCGGGGCGTTCGCCCGGCGGGACGAGGAGATCGAGGGCGAGGAGGCCCGGGAGGCCGACGGGCCGCTCGCCAAGACCGGCGTGTCGAGCGAGGCCGGCAAGACCGGTGCCGGCACCGGCATCGCCGAGGGGCCGGGGTGCGCTGAGGATTCGGCGGCCTCGGCGGCCTCGGCGGATGATGAGGGGCCTGAGGACGCCGAGGGGTCTGAGGACGCCGCCGACGACGAGTCCCTCCGGCGGGACCTCACCTTCGGGCTCGCCGTCGGCGGGAGCGTGGTCTCCGCCGGTCTCGCCGCGAGCTGGGCAATGGCCGAGCACGCCTCGACCGGCATCCAGACAGGCATCTCGATGCCCCTGGACGTCCTGCACCTGCTGGCGGTCGCCGCCTGGCTGGGGGGCCTGGCGACCCTGCTCGTGGCCCTGTTCCGGGCGCCCGTCGAGGCGCAGATCGAGACCGAGGCCGTACGTCGGTTCTCGCGGGTCGCCTTCGGCAGCGTCCTCGTGCTGACCGGGACCGGGATCTACCAGTCGTGGCGTCAGGTCGGCACCTGGTCGGCGCTGACCGGCACGTCGTACGGGCAACTGCTGCTCGTGAAGATCGGCCTGATCGCCGTACTCGTCGGGATCGCGTGGATCTCGCGCCGGTGGACCGCGCGGCTGGCGGAGGCGCCGACGGCGGCGGAGGCGGAAGCCGCGGTGAAGACGGAAGCCGCGGTGAAGACGGAAGCCGCGGTGAAGACGGAAGCCGCGGTGAAGACGGAAGCCGCGGTGAAGACGGAAGCCGTGCCGGAGAAGGAGCCGGCGGCCGTGCGCGCCGGTGGCGGTGGTTCCGAACGCACGGCGGACGGGGAGTCCGGTGGTGGTGCCGAAGGCACAGCCGGTGGGGAGTCCGGCAGCGGTTCCGAACGCACGGCGGACCGGGAGTCCGTTGGTGGTGCCGAGCGGGTCGCCCAGCTCGCGCGGCAGCGGGCGGCGATGGCGAACGCGCGTGAGAAGCGGATGCGGAACGCCGATCCGGGACGTACGGGTCTGCGTCGGTCGGTGCTGGCGGAGGCGGGCGTCGCCGTCGTACTCCTCGCCGTCACGACGGCGCTGACGGCCACCGAACCGGGGCGCACGGTGGAGGAGGCCAAGGCGGCCAACGCGGCCCTGGCGCAGGAGGCCGAGCAGAGCGGGGCGCTGGCGCTCGACATCTCGTTCGACACGGGAGGCGAGGACGGCAAGGGGGTGGCCCGGTTGGAGATCGACCCCGCGCGTGTGGGCGGCAACGAGTTGCACCTCTACGTCCAGCGGCCCGACGGCAAGCCCTTCGACATCCCCGAGGTGAAGGTCGCCTTCACCCTGGAGGCCAAGAAGATCGGCCCCCTGCCCGTGATCCCCGACCGCATCACCGCCGGCCACTGGACGGCGGACGGCGTGCAGATCCCCATGGCGGGCGACTGGAAGACCGAGATCACCGTACGGACATCCGACATCGATCAGGTGACCGTCAGCAAGAACGCGAAGATCGGCTGA
- a CDS encoding SCO family protein — translation MRTNTKKKTFAAGALLAAAALTLSACGTGDGSTTSVAEVSDTGPRKAATVLDRPFTKPDLVLTDTNGTSYDLRKETDGKPTLIYFGYTNCPDVCPLTMNNLAVAKKEVSKKLPKAEMANLRLVFVTTDPERDTPAELGKWLKGIDSEIVGLTGDFDEIQSGARTLGISISPPTKDKNGKTVSEHGTQVIAFSPKTDGGYVLYGEGATVQDYEKDLPKLLKGEKP, via the coding sequence ATGCGCACGAACACGAAGAAGAAGACGTTCGCGGCCGGCGCCCTCCTCGCCGCCGCCGCTCTCACCCTCTCCGCCTGCGGCACGGGCGACGGCTCCACGACGTCGGTCGCCGAGGTCTCCGACACCGGTCCGCGGAAGGCCGCCACGGTCCTCGACCGGCCGTTCACCAAACCGGACCTGGTCCTCACCGACACGAACGGCACGTCGTACGACCTCCGCAAGGAGACCGACGGCAAGCCGACATTGATCTACTTCGGCTACACCAACTGCCCCGACGTCTGCCCGCTGACCATGAACAACCTCGCGGTCGCGAAGAAGGAGGTGTCGAAGAAGCTGCCGAAGGCGGAGATGGCGAACCTGCGCCTGGTCTTCGTCACCACCGACCCGGAGCGGGACACCCCGGCGGAGCTCGGCAAGTGGCTCAAGGGCATCGACTCCGAGATCGTCGGCCTGACCGGCGACTTCGACGAGATCCAGTCCGGCGCCCGTACCCTCGGCATCTCCATCAGCCCGCCGACCAAGGACAAGAACGGCAAGACCGTCTCCGAGCACGGCACCCAGGTCATCGCGTTCTCACCGAAGACCGACGGGGGCTATGTGCTGTACGGCGAGGGCGCGACCGTGCAGGACTACGAGAAGGACCTGCCGAAGCTGCTCAAGGGCGAGAAGCCGTGA
- a CDS encoding copper chaperone PCu(A)C produces the protein MRRRLAGPALVTATATALVVTGCGSSGSSDSSGSSSASDAKLSVRAAYMPQPVSDSMAAGFLVLANDGTTADELTSVTSDIAQDVTVHETTGQSMQEVAALKIPAGGELVLKSGGDHLMFENLKRKPKEGETVSLRLNFTKSGAITVEMPVRSATYQPTSGH, from the coding sequence GTGAGGCGCCGACTCGCCGGACCTGCCCTGGTCACCGCCACCGCCACCGCCCTCGTCGTCACCGGGTGCGGTTCGTCGGGTTCCTCTGACTCCTCTGGTTCCTCTTCCGCCTCCGACGCCAAGCTGTCCGTGAGGGCCGCCTATATGCCGCAGCCCGTCTCGGACTCCATGGCCGCCGGTTTCCTCGTCCTCGCCAACGACGGCACTACGGCGGACGAACTGACCTCCGTCACCAGCGACATCGCCCAGGACGTCACCGTCCACGAGACGACCGGGCAGTCCATGCAGGAGGTCGCGGCCCTGAAGATCCCGGCCGGCGGCGAACTCGTGCTCAAGAGCGGCGGAGACCACCTGATGTTCGAGAACCTGAAGCGCAAGCCGAAGGAAGGCGAGACGGTGTCCCTGCGGTTGAACTTCACCAAGTCCGGGGCCATCACGGTCGAGATGCCCGTGAGGTCGGCGACGTACCAGCCGACCAGCGGGCACTGA
- the efeB gene encoding iron uptake transporter deferrochelatase/peroxidase subunit: MADQSTTVPSDGNDTTGDSAVDTGSTLRGARGTARATTNDSSPPSGSAEPGRESDPSPGNLANGTISRRRLLGTAGATGLALGAAGGAAGYAAASSSPSSSAGRAAPLSSLGAGEVMFHGKHQPGITTPLQARGHLLAFDLAAGAGRKEATALLRRWSETARRLMAGEAAAQDDTDIARDAGPSSLTVTFGFGHSFFTRTQLEKQRPDSLDPLPDFSSDQLDRARSNGDLWVQIGADDALVAFHALRAIQKDAGSAARVRWQMNGFNRSPGATAHPMTARNLMGQIDGTRNPKPAEPDFDERIFVPASASPDTSGDPAWMANGSYAVVRRIRMLLDDWERLSVKEQQDVIGRRKSDGAPLSGGTKATETTAMDLEKTDAQGNLLVPINAHARITRPDQNGGAAMLRRPFSFHDGIDAKGVPDAGLLFVCWQADPLRGFVTVQRKLDRGDALSQYIRHESSALFAVPGGATEGGYVGEALLEG; the protein is encoded by the coding sequence ATGGCTGACCAGTCCACGACTGTCCCTTCCGACGGGAACGACACCACGGGGGACAGTGCTGTCGACACAGGCTCCACCCTCCGTGGGGCACGGGGAACCGCGCGAGCGACCACGAACGACTCGTCGCCGCCGTCCGGCAGTGCGGAGCCAGGGCGGGAGAGCGACCCCTCACCCGGGAACCTGGCGAACGGAACGATCTCCCGGCGCCGTCTGCTCGGCACCGCCGGCGCGACCGGCCTCGCGCTGGGCGCGGCAGGCGGCGCCGCCGGATACGCGGCGGCGTCCTCTTCCCCGTCCTCCTCGGCGGGGCGGGCCGCGCCGCTGTCCTCCCTCGGCGCGGGGGAGGTGATGTTTCACGGGAAACATCAACCGGGGATCACCACCCCCCTCCAGGCCCGCGGCCACCTTCTCGCGTTCGACCTGGCGGCCGGGGCGGGGCGCAAGGAGGCGACGGCCCTGCTGCGCCGCTGGTCGGAGACGGCCCGGCGGCTGATGGCGGGCGAGGCCGCGGCCCAGGACGACACGGATATCGCCCGGGACGCGGGACCGTCGTCCCTGACGGTCACCTTCGGCTTCGGGCACAGCTTCTTCACCCGTACCCAACTGGAGAAGCAGCGCCCGGACTCCCTGGACCCGCTGCCCGACTTCTCCTCCGACCAGCTCGACAGGGCGCGCAGCAACGGCGACCTGTGGGTGCAGATCGGGGCCGACGACGCGCTCGTCGCCTTCCACGCCCTGCGCGCGATCCAGAAGGACGCGGGCAGCGCGGCCCGGGTGCGCTGGCAGATGAACGGGTTCAACCGTTCGCCGGGCGCCACCGCCCACCCCATGACGGCACGGAACCTGATGGGGCAGATCGACGGCACGCGCAACCCCAAACCGGCCGAGCCCGACTTCGACGAGCGGATCTTCGTGCCCGCGTCCGCCTCACCCGACACCTCCGGCGACCCCGCGTGGATGGCGAACGGCTCCTATGCCGTCGTACGCCGCATCCGCATGCTCCTCGACGACTGGGAGCGGCTCTCGGTCAAGGAGCAGCAGGACGTCATCGGGCGCCGGAAGTCCGACGGGGCGCCGCTGAGCGGGGGGACGAAGGCGACCGAGACGACCGCGATGGACCTGGAGAAGACCGACGCCCAGGGCAATCTCCTCGTCCCGATCAACGCGCACGCCCGTATCACCCGGCCCGATCAGAACGGCGGCGCGGCCATGCTCCGCCGCCCCTTCTCCTTCCACGACGGCATCGACGCGAAGGGCGTCCCCGACGCGGGCCTCCTCTTCGTCTGCTGGCAGGCCGACCCCCTCCGCGGCTTCGTCACCGTCCAGCGCAAACTCGACCGAGGCGACGCCCTCTCCCAGTACATCCGCCACGAGTCGAGCGCCCTCTTCGCGGTGCCGGGGGGCGCGACGGAGGGCGGGTACGTGGGGGAGGCGTTGCTGGAGGGCTGA
- a CDS encoding bifunctional DNA primase/polymerase, whose product MREIPGRRRRLLSKRNGGRPELLDQALTFATQWQWPVLPGVAPDPQGCARCGCPDPECVVPGAHPFDPGLLAATTDERMVRWWWTNRPTAPIVLATGGGAPCAVSLPALAASRALAALDRTGMRLGPVVAAPHRWAILVAPYSMEQLGELLYAKDFVPGSLRFHGEGGYLALPPSETGHGAIRWERAPLPGSAAPWVPGVEAVVDAVVDALTRTGVSAPEF is encoded by the coding sequence ATGCGCGAGATTCCCGGAAGGCGACGCAGGCTCCTGTCCAAGCGCAACGGCGGGAGGCCGGAGCTGCTCGACCAGGCCCTGACGTTCGCGACGCAATGGCAGTGGCCCGTACTCCCGGGCGTGGCGCCGGACCCGCAGGGGTGTGCCCGCTGCGGCTGCCCGGACCCGGAGTGCGTGGTGCCCGGCGCTCACCCCTTCGACCCCGGTCTGCTCGCCGCCACCACGGACGAGCGCATGGTCCGCTGGTGGTGGACCAACCGGCCGACCGCGCCGATCGTGCTGGCCACCGGAGGCGGCGCCCCCTGCGCGGTGAGCCTGCCGGCCCTGGCGGCCTCCCGGGCCCTCGCCGCGCTCGACCGCACCGGCATGCGCCTCGGCCCCGTCGTGGCCGCCCCGCACCGCTGGGCGATCCTCGTCGCGCCGTACTCCATGGAGCAGTTGGGCGAGCTGCTCTACGCCAAGGATTTCGTGCCCGGCTCCCTGCGCTTCCACGGCGAGGGCGGCTATCTGGCACTGCCCCCCTCCGAGACCGGACACGGCGCGATCCGCTGGGAGCGGGCGCCGCTTCCCGGTTCGGCCGCGCCCTGGGTGCCCGGCGTCGAGGCGGTCGTGGACGCGGTCGTCGACGCCCTCACTCGTACGGGTGTGAGCGCGCCCGAGTTCTGA
- a CDS encoding DUF5926 family protein: MAKKRPHTKAKRPQGTGGGGAAGADGQVPVVGAREQCPCGSGRRYKACHGRAAAQAVTELVQRPFEGLPGECDWIALRELVPAATVELKLKDALPEGVPSVTLATVLPMAWPALRRDDGSVLIGLQNDTASGDISRDLADTLQRALVADPGTPVQGRRAPADVPRLQDLLDPEGEFEPVVHSGFEFWVPDTENVTPEVTASLERANSAAIPTVKLAGVDAAYWCETPEKNHLRWVMPHAEERLLDALARLHAAGRSSLGEGTRLVGSFRAHGLAVPVWDLPGGVGADDVEKPATEFAERLAAALADESPLTADERRARGGLTNRQVTLS; this comes from the coding sequence ATGGCCAAGAAGCGACCCCACACGAAGGCCAAGCGCCCGCAGGGCACCGGCGGAGGCGGCGCCGCAGGCGCTGATGGGCAGGTTCCGGTTGTCGGCGCGCGCGAGCAATGCCCCTGCGGCAGCGGGCGCCGCTACAAGGCCTGTCACGGCCGGGCCGCCGCCCAGGCGGTGACCGAGCTGGTGCAGCGCCCCTTCGAGGGACTGCCGGGCGAGTGCGACTGGATCGCGCTGCGCGAGCTGGTCCCCGCCGCAACCGTCGAGCTCAAGCTGAAGGACGCGCTCCCCGAGGGCGTCCCGTCGGTCACGCTCGCCACCGTCCTGCCGATGGCCTGGCCCGCACTGCGCCGCGACGACGGCTCAGTGCTGATCGGCCTGCAGAACGACACGGCGTCGGGCGACATCAGCCGCGACCTCGCCGACACCCTCCAGCGCGCCCTCGTCGCCGACCCGGGCACTCCGGTTCAGGGCCGGCGCGCCCCGGCCGACGTCCCCCGGCTGCAGGATCTGCTCGACCCCGAAGGTGAGTTCGAGCCAGTTGTGCACTCGGGCTTCGAGTTCTGGGTCCCGGACACGGAGAACGTGACTCCGGAGGTGACCGCCTCCCTGGAGCGGGCCAACTCCGCGGCCATCCCGACGGTGAAGCTCGCGGGCGTCGACGCGGCGTACTGGTGCGAGACCCCGGAGAAGAACCACCTGCGCTGGGTCATGCCGCACGCCGAGGAGCGGCTTCTGGACGCTCTCGCGCGGCTGCACGCGGCGGGGCGCTCCAGCCTCGGCGAGGGCACCCGGCTGGTGGGCTCCTTCCGTGCTCACGGCCTCGCGGTGCCGGTCTGGGATCTCCCCGGCGGGGTCGGCGCGGACGATGTCGAGAAGCCGGCGACCGAGTTCGCCGAGCGGCTCGCCGCCGCCCTGGCCGACGAGTCCCCGCTCACCGCGGACGAGCGCCGGGCACGCGGCGGACTCACCAACCGGCAGGTCACGCTGAGCTGA
- a CDS encoding ATP-binding protein, protein MSIWWSLHLRREAASVPLARRLLMGTMETAGVDPDISYDLSVALSEACANAVEHGGAVSAGGSSEAYRVTAYLDGEKCRIEVADSGPGFPHRQPVRPAHSDSEDGRGLCLIRELADHVHIGNNPGRGGAIVSFDKILKWREGAPLVAV, encoded by the coding sequence ATGAGCATCTGGTGGTCACTCCATCTGCGGCGCGAGGCTGCGAGCGTGCCGCTCGCCCGGCGACTGCTGATGGGCACGATGGAGACGGCGGGTGTCGACCCGGACATCTCCTACGATCTCTCGGTCGCTCTCAGCGAGGCCTGTGCCAACGCGGTCGAGCACGGAGGCGCCGTCTCGGCGGGCGGCTCCTCGGAGGCGTACCGGGTCACCGCCTACCTCGACGGCGAGAAGTGCCGCATCGAGGTCGCCGACTCCGGCCCCGGCTTCCCGCACCGCCAGCCGGTCCGCCCGGCGCACTCCGACTCCGAGGACGGCCGCGGCCTCTGCCTCATCCGTGAACTCGCCGACCACGTCCACATCGGCAACAATCCGGGCCGCGGCGGCGCGATCGTCAGCTTCGACAAGATCCTCAAGTGGCGCGAGGGCGCGCCGCTGGTGGCGGTGTAG
- a CDS encoding YcnI family protein, protein MKVSRVAAVGALAGSAVFILSGPAFAHVSVAAEGTAAKGGYATVNFKVPNERDDATTTKLEVNFPTDHPLASAQPEAVPGWKIQVTRSKLDKPVDLHGEQIDEAVSKITWTATGDGVATGFFQKFPVSIGQLPENTDELVFKALQTYSNKEVVRWIEVPKEGEEDPDHPAPVLALSAASDDHHGSSSDTASAEEPADAEDAEAASNETAAPADSSDTTARVLGVAGIVIGVAGVAYGVLAGRQRTNA, encoded by the coding sequence ATGAAGGTTTCTCGTGTCGCCGCCGTCGGCGCCCTCGCCGGTTCGGCCGTCTTCATCCTGTCCGGCCCCGCTTTCGCGCACGTCAGCGTGGCGGCCGAGGGTACGGCGGCCAAGGGCGGGTACGCGACCGTCAACTTCAAGGTGCCCAACGAGCGCGACGACGCCACGACCACCAAGCTCGAAGTGAACTTCCCGACCGACCACCCGCTCGCCTCGGCGCAGCCGGAGGCCGTGCCCGGTTGGAAGATCCAGGTGACCAGGTCCAAGCTCGACAAGCCGGTCGACCTGCACGGCGAGCAGATCGACGAGGCCGTCTCCAAGATCACCTGGACCGCCACCGGCGACGGCGTCGCGACGGGCTTCTTCCAGAAGTTCCCGGTCTCCATCGGCCAGCTCCCCGAGAACACCGACGAACTGGTCTTCAAGGCCCTCCAGACGTACTCCAACAAGGAGGTCGTCCGCTGGATCGAGGTCCCGAAGGAGGGCGAGGAGGACCCCGACCACCCGGCGCCCGTGCTCGCGCTGTCCGCCGCGTCCGACGACCACCACGGCTCGTCGTCCGACACGGCCTCCGCCGAGGAACCGGCGGACGCCGAGGACGCCGAGGCCGCGTCGAACGAGACCGCCGCCCCCGCCGACTCCAGTGACACCACCGCCCGCGTGCTCGGCGTCGCCGGCATCGTCATCGGCGTCGCGGGCGTGGCGTACGGCGTCCTCGCAGGCCGTCAGCGCACGAACGCCTGA
- a CDS encoding aminopeptidase P family protein encodes MADELEPATPETETTEAEEPIKQRKNGLYPDVSDELAENMKSGWADTELHGLEPIAQAAETATRRAALSARFPGERLVIPSGNLKTRSNDTEYPFRASVEYAYLTGNQTEDGVLVLEPTGGEGHEATIYLLPRSDRENGEFWLSGHGELWVGRRHSLTESAQLYGIPAADVRELADFLREATGPVRVVRGYDAGIEAALTDKVTAERDEELRVFLSEARLVKDGFEIGELQKAVDSTVRGFEDVVRVLDKAEATSERYIEGTFFLRARVEGNDVGYGSICAAGPHACTLHWVRNDGPVRAGDLLLLDAGVETHTYYTADVTRTLPVSGTYSEIQRKIYDAVYDAQEAGIDAVRPGGKYRDFHDAAQRVLAERLVEWGLVEGPVERVLELGLQRRWTLHGTGHMLGMDVHDCAAARVESYVAGTLEPGMVLTVEPGLYFQSDDLTVPEEYRGIGIRIEDDILVTEDGNRNLSAGLPRRSDEVELWMASLRGPRA; translated from the coding sequence GTGGCGGACGAGCTCGAACCGGCGACCCCGGAGACCGAGACCACCGAAGCCGAGGAACCGATCAAGCAGCGGAAGAACGGGCTGTATCCGGACGTGTCCGACGAGCTGGCCGAGAACATGAAGTCGGGCTGGGCCGACACCGAGCTGCACGGCCTGGAGCCGATCGCCCAGGCCGCCGAGACCGCCACCCGCCGCGCCGCGCTCTCCGCACGCTTCCCGGGCGAGCGCCTGGTCATCCCCTCGGGCAACCTGAAAACCCGCTCGAACGACACCGAGTACCCCTTCCGGGCGTCGGTCGAGTACGCGTACCTCACCGGCAACCAGACCGAGGACGGCGTACTGGTCCTGGAGCCCACGGGCGGTGAGGGGCACGAGGCGACGATCTACCTCCTGCCGCGCTCCGACCGGGAGAACGGCGAGTTCTGGCTGTCCGGCCACGGCGAGCTGTGGGTCGGGCGCCGGCACTCGCTGACGGAGTCGGCGCAGCTGTACGGGATCCCCGCCGCCGACGTGCGCGAACTCGCCGACTTCCTGCGCGAGGCCACCGGCCCGGTCCGGGTCGTCCGCGGGTACGACGCCGGCATCGAGGCGGCGCTCACCGACAAGGTCACCGCCGAGCGCGACGAGGAGCTGCGGGTCTTCCTCTCCGAGGCGCGGCTGGTCAAGGACGGGTTCGAGATCGGCGAACTGCAGAAGGCGGTCGACTCGACCGTGCGCGGCTTCGAGGACGTCGTCCGCGTGCTGGACAAGGCCGAGGCGACCTCCGAGCGCTACATCGAGGGCACGTTCTTCCTCCGCGCGCGCGTGGAGGGCAACGATGTCGGCTACGGCTCCATCTGCGCCGCCGGCCCGCACGCCTGCACCCTGCACTGGGTCCGCAACGACGGCCCGGTCCGCGCCGGTGACCTCCTCCTGCTGGACGCGGGCGTCGAGACGCACACGTACTACACCGCCGACGTCACGCGCACGTTGCCGGTCAGCGGCACGTACAGCGAGATCCAGAGGAAGATCTACGACGCCGTGTACGACGCCCAGGAGGCCGGTATCGACGCCGTGCGGCCGGGCGGCAAGTACCGGGACTTCCACGACGCCGCGCAGCGCGTGCTGGCCGAGCGGCTGGTGGAGTGGGGGCTGGTGGAGGGGCCGGTGGAGCGGGTCCTGGAGTTGGGCCTTCAGCGCCGGTGGACGCTGCACGGCACCGGGCACATGCTCGGCATGGACGTCCACGACTGCGCTGCGGCACGCGTGGAGTCGTATGTGGCCGGGACGCTGGAGCCGGGGATGGTTCTGACGGTCGAGCCCGGCCTCTACTTCCAGTCGGACGACCTCACCGTGCCCGAGGAGTACCGGGGCATCGGCATCCGTATCGAGGACGACATCCTGGTGACGGAGGACGGCAACCGGAACCTCAGCGCCGGGCTGCCGCGCCGGTCCGACGAGGTCGAGCTGTGGATGGCGTCCCTCAGGGGGCCGCGGGCCTGA
- a CDS encoding PP2C family protein-serine/threonine phosphatase, with translation MLDISSRVRVHVETLLAAQNDMGVCDAFEQYAPVGKPDTMNAPHPPKVAGIDSTVPSPAHTVAPAPATSGTPSATSATPVTEPRTAPGAVLQDRLAGWVSDLTTLHELTERLARTGSLDSALKEAVHAGAALVGARRGLVVLEPGDGLGPETTVGLGLGRADLGHIETVPRSSLPYGRILDGLPGGDGELAQPDLFAEDGLDPRHREVAARLGYAASYALPLSTEAAGRLGAAVWLYDEPAEPVERQRHLVGLYTRYAAEHLARLVEVERTRTCMATIAEELLPSRLPRVAGVQLAARHRTGPRGGGDWYDALPLPDAALGLAVGSVTGSGPSAIAAMGRLRASLRAYAVMEGEDPVAVLSDLELLMRLTEPARSATALFAYVEPALRRITLAGAGHSPPLVIGDRRIEYVETSLSAPLGMLACWEAPGVELAALPGETVLLYTDGLLQRTGESVDRSFARLHAAAAGVPRALRTDPGAIADHVLRTVLPDGLDEAGGTEDVVLLAARFE, from the coding sequence ATGCTGGACATCTCCTCACGAGTGCGTGTACATGTGGAGACACTGCTAGCGGCGCAGAATGACATGGGGGTTTGCGATGCTTTTGAGCAATACGCACCGGTCGGAAAGCCGGACACCATGAACGCCCCTCACCCTCCGAAAGTGGCCGGAATCGATTCCACGGTTCCCTCCCCCGCACACACTGTCGCGCCCGCGCCTGCCACCTCCGGCACCCCATCGGCCACTTCCGCCACGCCCGTCACAGAACCGCGCACCGCCCCCGGGGCCGTTCTGCAGGACAGACTCGCGGGCTGGGTCTCGGACCTCACGACGCTGCACGAACTCACCGAACGTCTGGCCCGCACGGGCTCGCTCGACAGCGCCCTGAAGGAAGCCGTGCACGCCGGAGCCGCCCTCGTCGGCGCCCGCCGCGGACTCGTCGTCCTGGAACCGGGCGACGGCCTCGGCCCGGAAACCACCGTCGGCCTCGGCCTCGGCCGCGCCGACCTGGGGCACATCGAGACGGTGCCGCGCAGTTCCCTGCCGTACGGCCGCATCCTCGACGGGCTGCCGGGCGGTGACGGCGAGCTCGCCCAGCCCGACCTGTTCGCCGAGGACGGACTCGACCCCCGCCACCGCGAGGTGGCCGCCCGGCTGGGCTACGCGGCGAGTTACGCGCTCCCGCTGTCCACGGAGGCCGCCGGCCGGCTCGGCGCCGCCGTATGGCTGTACGACGAACCCGCGGAACCGGTCGAGCGGCAGCGGCATCTCGTCGGGCTGTACACGCGGTACGCCGCCGAGCACCTCGCGCGACTCGTCGAGGTCGAGCGCACGCGCACGTGCATGGCGACGATCGCCGAGGAACTGCTCCCCTCCCGGCTGCCCCGGGTCGCCGGCGTCCAGCTCGCCGCCCGGCACCGCACCGGACCGCGAGGCGGCGGCGACTGGTACGACGCGCTGCCGCTGCCGGACGCCGCGCTCGGCCTCGCGGTCGGGTCGGTGACCGGGTCCGGGCCCAGCGCGATCGCCGCGATGGGCCGGCTGCGGGCCTCGCTGCGCGCGTACGCCGTGATGGAGGGCGAGGACCCCGTCGCCGTCCTCTCCGACCTGGAACTGCTGATGCGCCTCACCGAACCCGCCCGCTCCGCCACCGCTCTCTTCGCCTACGTGGAACCCGCGCTGCGCAGGATCACGCTGGCCGGGGCCGGGCACAGCCCGCCTCTGGTGATCGGCGATCGGCGCATCGAGTACGTGGAGACGTCCCTGTCGGCGCCGCTCGGCATGCTCGCCTGCTGGGAGGCGCCCGGCGTGGAGCTGGCCGCCCTGCCAGGAGAAACCGTTTTGCTGTACACCGACGGCCTCCTCCAGCGCACCGGCGAGAGCGTCGACCGCTCCTTCGCCCGCCTCCACGCGGCAGCGGCCGGCGTCCCCCGGGCCCTGCGTACCGACCCCGGCGCCATCGCCGACCACGTCCTGCGCACCGTCCTGCCCGACGGGCTTGACGAGGCCGGTGGCACCGAGGACGTGGTGCTGCTGGCGGCGCGGTTCGAGTAG